The following coding sequences are from one Streptomyces venezuelae window:
- a CDS encoding ABC transporter substrate-binding protein, whose amino-acid sequence MRRRTLLGGAVAAPLLAACSGGGGGTDSGGRTTLSYGMWDPAQVPGMEKIIAAFEKRNPRISVRIQLTPWASYWTTLKTSMRGGTAPDVFWMNAVNFQLYAANGVLEPLSGHIKADATPVDRHPKALVKLYSYRGTQYGLPKDFDTIGLWYNKQLFDKAGITYPDASWTWDDVRDAAAELTDPRRRVHGFAAEMDRQIKIYPAICGADGYVLENGRSGFGDERSIDGMRYLTDMIDRGWSPPQSAMVESVGRVRYWSEKVAMNYDLSAMAGQMYAVPALKDHGGIAVLPRGKRRATIIHGLANVISAKSDKKAAAWKFVHFMAGREAAEIQAKAGATISSYEGTQDAWIKSMPEFDLKNFIEMQEYAVPYPSSKNTAVWENLQYPLLGAAFSGKGGIENAARTLGEQMDRALKEERDS is encoded by the coding sequence ATGCGCAGAAGGACTCTGCTCGGCGGGGCGGTGGCGGCCCCCTTGCTCGCCGCCTGCTCCGGCGGGGGCGGCGGCACGGACAGCGGTGGCAGGACCACGCTCTCGTACGGGATGTGGGACCCGGCGCAGGTGCCGGGCATGGAGAAGATCATCGCCGCGTTCGAGAAACGGAATCCGCGCATCTCCGTGCGGATCCAGCTGACGCCCTGGGCGAGCTACTGGACGACCTTGAAGACGTCCATGCGCGGGGGCACCGCACCCGACGTGTTCTGGATGAACGCCGTCAACTTCCAGCTGTACGCGGCCAACGGCGTCCTCGAACCGCTCTCCGGGCACATCAAGGCCGACGCCACCCCCGTGGACCGCCACCCGAAGGCCCTGGTGAAGCTCTACTCCTACCGCGGCACGCAGTACGGGTTGCCGAAGGACTTCGACACCATCGGCCTCTGGTACAACAAGCAGCTCTTCGACAAGGCGGGCATCACGTACCCCGACGCGAGCTGGACCTGGGACGACGTACGCGACGCGGCGGCCGAACTCACCGACCCGCGCCGGCGCGTGCACGGTTTCGCCGCCGAGATGGACCGGCAGATCAAGATCTATCCCGCCATCTGCGGGGCCGACGGTTACGTCCTTGAGAACGGCCGCTCGGGCTTCGGCGACGAACGGTCCATCGACGGCATGCGCTACCTGACCGACATGATCGACCGGGGCTGGTCGCCCCCGCAGAGCGCGATGGTCGAGTCCGTCGGACGCGTGCGCTACTGGTCGGAGAAGGTCGCCATGAACTACGACCTCTCCGCGATGGCCGGACAGATGTACGCCGTGCCCGCGCTCAAGGACCACGGCGGCATCGCCGTCCTCCCCAGGGGGAAGCGCAGGGCCACCATCATCCACGGCCTCGCGAACGTCATCTCCGCCAAGAGCGACAAGAAAGCGGCCGCCTGGAAGTTCGTGCACTTCATGGCAGGACGCGAGGCCGCCGAGATCCAGGCGAAGGCGGGCGCCACCATCTCCTCGTACGAAGGAACGCAGGACGCCTGGATCAAGTCGATGCCCGAATTCGACCTCAAGAACTTCATCGAGATGCAGGAGTACGCGGTCCCCTACCCCAGCTCCAAGAACACCGCCGTCTGGGAGAACCTCCAATACCCGCTGCTCGGCGCCGCGTTCAGCGGCAAGGGCGGCATCGAGAACGCCGCCCGCACGCTGGGCGAGCAGATGGACCGGGCCCTGAAGGAGGAACGCGACTCATGA
- a CDS encoding carbohydrate ABC transporter permease, with translation MSVFPATAAAKAAGRSRTSASGTRPGSRNQRSAYWFIAPLGLGFAVFYFWPLLQTLYFSFTEFGAFGGHTFIGTDNYLRVVKDVTVWQALGNTLIYCVIGLMALPVAIVVASLLNRRGLRGVSVYRALYFIPFVTLPVAVGLVWNWLYNGDFGLVNEILGWFGAERNYWVSDPSTAVYAIGTVMVWSTTGYYLVIFMAGVKGIPQDYYEAAELDGAGPLRRFFTITLPLLSPTIFFASVICMINSLQTFDLIYIMMAEKNPAIGDTQSVVGLFYKWAFIENAQGAAAALAFLLMLVIAALTYLQFRIQKRWVHYA, from the coding sequence ATGAGTGTCTTTCCCGCGACGGCCGCGGCGAAGGCGGCCGGACGCAGCCGGACATCCGCGTCCGGCACGCGCCCCGGATCCCGCAACCAGCGGTCCGCCTACTGGTTCATCGCACCGCTCGGCCTCGGCTTCGCCGTCTTCTACTTCTGGCCGCTCCTGCAGACCCTCTACTTCAGCTTCACCGAATTCGGCGCGTTCGGCGGCCACACCTTCATAGGAACCGACAACTACCTGCGCGTCGTCAAGGACGTCACCGTCTGGCAGGCCCTCGGAAACACGCTCATCTACTGCGTCATCGGATTGATGGCTCTGCCCGTCGCCATCGTCGTCGCCTCGCTCCTGAACCGCCGGGGACTGCGCGGCGTATCCGTCTACCGCGCCCTGTACTTCATCCCCTTCGTGACGCTGCCCGTCGCCGTCGGACTCGTCTGGAACTGGCTCTACAACGGAGACTTCGGGCTCGTCAACGAAATCCTCGGCTGGTTCGGCGCCGAGCGGAACTACTGGGTCTCCGACCCGTCCACCGCCGTCTACGCCATCGGCACGGTGATGGTGTGGTCCACCACCGGTTACTACCTCGTCATCTTCATGGCGGGTGTCAAAGGAATACCGCAGGACTACTACGAGGCGGCGGAACTCGACGGAGCGGGACCGCTGCGCCGGTTCTTCACCATCACGCTGCCCCTGCTCAGCCCGACCATCTTCTTCGCCTCCGTCATCTGCATGATCAATTCCCTGCAGACGTTCGACCTGATCTACATCATGATGGCCGAGAAGAACCCCGCGATCGGCGATACGCAGTCCGTCGTCGGCCTCTTCTACAAATGGGCGTTCATCGAGAACGCGCAAGGTGCCGCCGCCGCGCTCGCCTTCCTGCTGATGCTGGTCATCGCGGCCCTCACGTATCTCCAGTTCCGGATCCAGAAGAGGTGGGTGCACTATGCCTGA
- a CDS encoding carbohydrate ABC transporter permease: MPDRKRFDPGSVATHAVLSLGALIMVFPFLWQLLTALKTLAETSRVPPTFLPEDWNWASFEEVFTALPFREMLTNSLINTIGRTLGQLVFCSLAAYAFARMQFRGRNVLFALFLSVLMVPSSLLVLPQYDIIQSLGLLNSAPALFLPGMFSAFGTFMLRQFFLSLPKELEEAARIDGAGSFRIFWSIMLPLIRPALAALAVITAMWSWNDLLWPLIVNTDPEKMPISAGLTSLEGQYETNYPVMMAGSLIASLPMLVVYLFLQRHFVQSVALSGSKS; this comes from the coding sequence ATGCCTGACCGGAAGCGCTTCGACCCGGGATCCGTCGCCACCCACGCCGTGCTCTCGCTCGGCGCGCTCATCATGGTCTTCCCGTTCCTGTGGCAGCTGCTCACCGCGCTCAAAACCCTCGCGGAGACCTCGCGGGTGCCGCCCACGTTCCTGCCCGAGGACTGGAACTGGGCGAGTTTCGAAGAGGTCTTCACCGCGCTGCCGTTCCGCGAGATGCTCACCAACAGCCTGATCAACACCATCGGACGCACCCTCGGCCAGCTCGTGTTCTGTTCGCTGGCCGCCTACGCGTTCGCCCGTATGCAATTCCGGGGCCGCAACGTCCTGTTCGCGCTCTTCCTGTCCGTCCTGATGGTGCCGAGTTCCCTGCTCGTCCTGCCGCAGTACGACATCATCCAGTCCCTCGGACTGCTCAACTCCGCGCCCGCGCTCTTCCTGCCCGGCATGTTCAGCGCCTTCGGCACGTTCATGCTCCGCCAGTTCTTCCTCTCGCTCCCCAAGGAGCTGGAGGAGGCCGCGCGCATCGACGGCGCGGGGTCCTTCCGCATCTTCTGGTCGATCATGCTGCCGCTGATCCGGCCCGCGCTGGCCGCGCTCGCCGTCATCACCGCCATGTGGTCCTGGAACGACCTGCTGTGGCCGCTGATCGTCAACACCGACCCGGAGAAGATGCCGATCAGCGCGGGCCTCACCTCCCTGGAGGGGCAGTACGAGACGAACTACCCGGTGATGATGGCCGGTTCGCTGATCGCGAGCCTGCCGATGCTGGTCGTCTACCTCTTCCTTCAACGGCACTTCGTCCAGAGCGTCGCCCTCTCGGGCTCCAAGAGCTGA
- a CDS encoding Gfo/Idh/MocA family protein translates to MRSLHIGMLGAGGIARAHLPGWLALGARVSVYTVDGSAEKLASEYAGRGHDVRAVDHLDTLLDEASAVDVCTPTPTHKALALAAVAAGRHVVCEKPLALTAHDAEEIGAAADAAGVRLHPAHVVRYFPAYAALHKAVTRGDLGDLAVLRFTRGGARPQWAPWFGDPAQSGGVIMDLMVHDIDIARWLAGDVVRVHARTRGVEHATGAPPEVVTASAVLTHASGAVSHINGLWGLPDQQFRTTFRVAGADGLLHHDSTAVPGFKITAQGVRAANEGIPTSPMTESPFLTELREFATSWQEGGPEPRVSTRDGIEAVRIAEAAVESSRTGRVVELTGSSAAPTITDTEEVTR, encoded by the coding sequence ATGCGATCGCTTCACATCGGCATGCTCGGTGCCGGCGGCATCGCCCGTGCCCATCTGCCCGGCTGGCTGGCCCTGGGCGCCCGGGTGAGCGTGTACACCGTCGACGGCTCCGCGGAGAAACTCGCGTCCGAGTACGCCGGGCGCGGCCACGACGTCCGGGCCGTCGACCACCTCGACACGCTCCTCGACGAGGCGAGTGCCGTCGACGTCTGCACGCCCACCCCCACCCACAAGGCCCTTGCCCTCGCCGCCGTCGCCGCGGGCCGCCACGTCGTCTGCGAGAAGCCCCTCGCGCTCACCGCCCACGACGCCGAGGAGATCGGCGCAGCAGCCGACGCGGCAGGCGTCCGCCTCCACCCCGCCCACGTGGTGCGCTACTTCCCCGCGTACGCCGCCCTGCACAAGGCCGTCACCCGCGGCGACCTCGGTGACCTCGCCGTGCTGCGCTTCACGCGCGGCGGCGCGAGGCCCCAGTGGGCGCCCTGGTTCGGCGACCCCGCCCAGTCCGGCGGCGTCATCATGGACCTGATGGTGCACGACATCGACATCGCCCGGTGGCTCGCGGGCGACGTGGTCCGCGTGCACGCGCGGACCCGCGGCGTCGAACACGCCACCGGCGCCCCGCCGGAAGTCGTCACCGCGTCGGCCGTCCTCACCCACGCGTCGGGCGCCGTCAGCCACATCAACGGCCTGTGGGGCCTGCCCGACCAGCAGTTCCGCACGACGTTCCGCGTCGCGGGAGCCGACGGCCTCCTGCACCACGACTCCACCGCCGTACCCGGCTTCAAGATCACCGCCCAAGGTGTCCGCGCCGCCAACGAAGGCATCCCCACCAGCCCCATGACGGAGAGCCCCTTCCTCACCGAACTCCGCGAGTTCGCCACGTCATGGCAGGAGGGCGGGCCGGAACCGAGGGTGAGCACTCGCGACGGCATAGAGGCCGTGCGGATCGCGGAGGCCGCCGTCGAGTCCAGCCGCACGGGCCGCGTCGTCGAGCTCACCGGGAGCAGTGCCGCACCCACGATCACCGACACCGAGGAGGTCACGCGATGA
- a CDS encoding Gfo/Idh/MocA family protein — MKVAVLSFAHVHAATYLRLLSRMPGVDVLGSDPETDLAAPGEVRGRAVADAARVAYADTYEEAFAWGPDAVIVCSENARHRPLVERAAAHGVPVLCEKPLAATVEDGEAMVAACRAAGVRLAVAHPVRFSPAYAAVKAAVAAGEAGRVLAVSGANNGAMPTRARRWFAEPALSGGGALMDHTVHIADLLDDLFAEATPVEVYAQTNNLLYADEVAAETSGLVSVTYSNGAVATIDCSWSHPRSHHSWGGLELTVVGERATLEMDAFDQKVHGFSEREGTGTEVPFGPDLDELMLRAFLYGAQEGAMTVADGEGGLRTLRVVEAGYASARSGVPVAPRQD; from the coding sequence ATGAAGGTCGCCGTCCTGTCGTTCGCCCACGTCCACGCGGCGACCTACCTGCGCCTGCTCTCCCGCATGCCCGGCGTCGACGTCCTCGGCAGCGACCCCGAAACGGACCTCGCGGCACCCGGCGAGGTGCGGGGCCGCGCGGTCGCGGACGCGGCACGGGTCGCGTACGCGGACACGTACGAGGAAGCCTTCGCCTGGGGCCCCGACGCGGTGATCGTCTGCTCCGAGAACGCCCGGCACCGGCCCCTCGTCGAACGCGCCGCGGCGCACGGTGTGCCCGTTCTGTGCGAGAAGCCCCTGGCCGCCACGGTCGAGGACGGCGAGGCGATGGTCGCCGCCTGCCGGGCCGCGGGCGTGCGGCTCGCCGTCGCCCACCCGGTGCGGTTCAGCCCGGCCTACGCGGCCGTGAAAGCGGCCGTCGCGGCGGGTGAGGCGGGCCGGGTCCTCGCCGTGTCCGGCGCGAACAACGGCGCCATGCCGACCCGCGCCCGCCGCTGGTTCGCCGAGCCCGCCCTCTCCGGCGGCGGCGCCCTCATGGACCACACCGTGCACATCGCCGACCTGCTCGACGACCTCTTCGCAGAGGCGACGCCCGTCGAGGTGTACGCGCAGACCAACAACCTCCTGTACGCCGACGAGGTCGCCGCCGAGACCAGCGGCCTGGTCAGCGTGACGTACTCCAACGGCGCCGTCGCCACCATCGACTGCAGCTGGTCGCACCCCCGCTCCCACCACTCCTGGGGCGGCCTGGAACTCACCGTCGTGGGCGAGCGGGCCACCCTGGAGATGGACGCCTTCGACCAGAAGGTGCACGGCTTCAGCGAGCGCGAGGGCACCGGCACCGAGGTGCCCTTCGGCCCCGACCTGGACGAGCTGATGCTGCGGGCGTTCCTGTACGGGGCCCAGGAGGGCGCGATGACCGTCGCGGACGGCGAGGGCGGTCTGCGCACCCTGCGCGTGGTGGAGGCCGGCTACGCGTCGGCCCGCAGCGGGGTTCCGGTCGCACCGCGACAGGACTGA
- a CDS encoding radical SAM protein yields MPSRSESRTQLIESLMERFPHVPREAVIKEDLLRGGIAFDESALSDNENGEVKPKSYFIFSFDHGTLPELGAAALRRPPEEIVLTGGPYELRRTVVSVRVNPSSPYRVAADDNGVLGLYLDGARISDVGLPPMPDYYRHTLENGKSVMEVAPTIQWGYLIYLTVFRVCQYFGAKEECQYCDINHNWRQQKAAGRPYTGVKPMDEVLEALAIIDKYDTNKSSTAYTLTGGAITTRLQGKDEADFYGQYAKAIEERFPGRWIGKVVAQALPKEDVQRFHDYGVRIYHPNYEVWDPYLFERYCPGKERYVGRDEWHRRILDSAEVFGPRNVIPNFVAGVEMAEPFGFKTVDEAIDSTVEGLQYFMSRGITPRFTTWCPEPTTPLGKANPQGAPLEYHVRLLEAYRATMEANGLTSPPGYGPAGPGNAVFSVSSFMDSLPAEKAAPEDAITPATAG; encoded by the coding sequence ATGCCAAGCCGCAGCGAGAGCCGTACCCAGCTCATCGAGTCACTCATGGAGCGGTTCCCGCACGTGCCGCGGGAAGCCGTGATCAAGGAGGATCTGCTGCGCGGCGGCATCGCCTTCGACGAGTCGGCGCTCAGCGACAACGAGAACGGCGAGGTCAAGCCGAAGTCGTACTTCATCTTCTCCTTCGACCACGGCACGCTCCCCGAGCTCGGCGCCGCCGCCCTGCGCCGCCCGCCGGAGGAGATCGTCCTCACCGGCGGCCCGTACGAGCTGCGCCGCACCGTCGTCTCGGTGCGTGTCAACCCGTCCTCGCCCTACCGCGTCGCCGCCGACGACAACGGCGTGCTCGGCCTCTACCTGGACGGGGCGCGGATCTCCGACGTCGGCCTGCCCCCGATGCCGGACTACTACCGGCACACGCTGGAGAACGGCAAGTCGGTGATGGAGGTGGCGCCCACCATCCAGTGGGGCTACCTCATCTACCTGACCGTCTTCCGGGTCTGCCAGTACTTCGGCGCCAAGGAGGAGTGCCAGTACTGCGACATCAACCACAACTGGCGCCAGCAGAAGGCGGCGGGCCGCCCCTACACGGGCGTGAAGCCGATGGACGAGGTTCTCGAAGCCCTCGCCATCATCGACAAGTACGACACGAACAAGTCGTCCACCGCGTACACGCTCACCGGCGGCGCCATCACCACGCGGCTCCAGGGCAAGGACGAGGCCGACTTCTACGGGCAGTACGCGAAGGCCATCGAGGAGCGCTTCCCGGGCCGCTGGATCGGCAAGGTCGTCGCCCAGGCCCTGCCCAAGGAGGACGTGCAGCGCTTCCACGACTACGGAGTGCGGATCTACCACCCGAACTACGAGGTGTGGGACCCGTACCTGTTCGAGCGGTACTGCCCCGGCAAGGAGCGCTACGTCGGCCGTGACGAGTGGCACCGCCGCATCCTGGACTCCGCCGAGGTGTTCGGGCCGCGCAACGTGATCCCGAACTTCGTCGCGGGCGTCGAGATGGCCGAGCCGTTCGGCTTCAAGACGGTCGACGAGGCCATCGACTCCACGGTGGAGGGTCTGCAGTACTTCATGTCGCGCGGCATCACGCCCCGCTTCACCACCTGGTGCCCGGAGCCCACGACGCCGCTCGGCAAGGCGAACCCGCAGGGCGCGCCGCTGGAGTACCACGTGCGGCTCCTGGAGGCCTACCGCGCGACGATGGAGGCGAACGGCCTCACCTCGCCGCCCGGCTACGGCCCCGCGGGCCCCGGCAACGCGGTCTTCTCGGTCAGCTCCTTCATGGACAGCCTGCCCGCCGAGAAGGCCGCTCCGGAGGACGCGATTACTCCCGCGACGGCCGGCTAG
- a CDS encoding SDR family oxidoreductase, which translates to MQHHPVTVVTGGSRGIGAAVSARLAEDGHDVVIGYRSNAGAAEEAAAAVRAAGRRCVTVEVDTADETDVDRLFDAAAGLGPVTGLVNNAGVSGPVGTLADADAEGMRRALEVNVLGYLLCARRAVRDMKANGGGAIVNVSSAAATLGAPGEYVHYAAAKGAVDTMTVGLSKEVAGDGIRVNAVAPGVIWTEFHADPERPAKLAAGIPLGRSGQPSEIAAAVAWLLSDEASYATGTVLRVAGGR; encoded by the coding sequence GTGCAGCACCACCCCGTCACCGTCGTCACCGGCGGAAGCCGCGGTATCGGCGCCGCTGTCAGCGCCCGTCTCGCCGAGGACGGCCACGACGTCGTGATCGGCTACCGGTCGAACGCGGGCGCCGCCGAGGAGGCCGCCGCGGCGGTCCGCGCGGCGGGCCGCCGCTGTGTCACCGTCGAGGTCGACACCGCCGACGAAACCGACGTCGACCGTCTCTTCGACGCCGCCGCCGGGCTCGGCCCGGTCACCGGGCTGGTCAACAACGCCGGGGTGAGCGGGCCTGTCGGGACCCTCGCCGACGCGGACGCCGAGGGCATGCGCCGGGCGCTCGAAGTGAACGTACTCGGTTATCTGCTCTGCGCCCGGCGGGCGGTACGGGACATGAAGGCCAACGGCGGCGGCGCCATCGTGAACGTCTCGTCCGCCGCCGCGACGCTCGGCGCTCCCGGCGAGTACGTCCACTACGCAGCCGCGAAGGGCGCCGTCGACACCATGACGGTCGGCCTGTCCAAGGAGGTCGCCGGGGACGGCATCCGCGTCAACGCCGTCGCCCCCGGCGTCATCTGGACCGAGTTCCACGCCGACCCGGAGCGCCCGGCGAAGCTCGCCGCGGGCATCCCGCTCGGACGTTCCGGCCAGCCGTCCGAGATCGCGGCGGCCGTCGCCTGGCTGCTCTCGGACGAGGCCTCGTACGCCACCGGCACCGTGCTCCGGGTCGCCGGCGGGCGCTGA
- a CDS encoding GNAT family N-acetyltransferase translates to MISGAVDLAHGILIRPVTLDDADALARAYRRNRDHLGPWDPDRPAAFYTPEGQAERVRVQLADGRAGRSAHWVLASGAEIVGHAALSNIVLGPARSGNLGYWIDAEHVGRGLASAATRHVCAAADTQLGLHRVEAGTMLHNTASQRVLRKCGFEEYGLAPSLLYLHGAWRDHRLFQKILNDRPL, encoded by the coding sequence ATGATCAGTGGAGCGGTCGATCTCGCGCACGGCATACTCATCCGGCCCGTCACCCTCGACGACGCGGACGCGCTGGCCCGCGCCTACCGGCGCAACCGTGACCACCTCGGCCCCTGGGACCCGGACCGTCCCGCCGCCTTCTACACCCCGGAGGGGCAGGCCGAGCGGGTCCGCGTGCAGCTGGCGGACGGCCGGGCGGGCCGGTCCGCACACTGGGTCCTGGCGAGCGGCGCCGAGATCGTCGGCCACGCGGCCCTCTCGAACATCGTGCTCGGCCCGGCCCGCAGCGGGAACCTCGGCTACTGGATCGACGCCGAACACGTGGGCCGCGGCCTCGCCTCCGCCGCCACGCGGCACGTCTGCGCGGCGGCGGACACCCAACTGGGCCTGCACCGCGTCGAGGCGGGCACCATGCTGCACAACACCGCGTCGCAGCGCGTGCTGAGGAAGTGCGGTTTCGAGGAGTACGGGCTCGCTCCGTCCCTCCTCTACCTGCACGGTGCCTGGCGCGACCACCGGCTCTTCCAGAAGATCCTCAACGACCGTCCTCTGTGA
- a CDS encoding DUF3253 domain-containing protein, protein MTQSERQRAEHTERRLEETILELLDRRAPDATICPSDAARAVYEGDDDGWRALMEPARRAARNLVEAGEAEITQGGEPVDPAEARGPIRIRRMR, encoded by the coding sequence ATGACGCAGAGCGAGCGGCAGCGTGCGGAGCACACCGAGCGGCGCCTGGAAGAGACCATCCTGGAGTTGCTGGACCGCCGTGCGCCGGACGCCACGATCTGTCCCTCGGACGCCGCGCGGGCGGTCTACGAAGGGGATGACGACGGCTGGCGCGCGCTGATGGAGCCCGCCCGCCGCGCCGCCCGGAACCTGGTCGAGGCCGGCGAGGCGGAGATCACGCAGGGCGGCGAGCCGGTCGACCCGGCGGAGGCCCGCGGCCCGATCCGCATCCGCCGGATGCGGTAG
- a CDS encoding FG-GAP repeat protein, with protein sequence MRRDFSAISDLVRARGGNRGHPPTRHVDRRGRDPDRFARRTGSGGHRVREDRVREGRLRSGRRLVREDFDGDGYPDLAVGVPGEAIGSKAKAGAVVLLKGDKDGLTGKGARAFHQDTADVPGAAEPGDVFGGSVRLLDVTRDGRADLVAGAPGEDLGAVRNGGAVWLLRGAAAGLTASRSSAQNPTDIGAPAAKALFGLNPSGHNGSGTVIP encoded by the coding sequence GTGCGCAGGGATTTCTCGGCCATTTCCGACCTCGTGCGCGCCCGAGGAGGAAACCGTGGGCATCCGCCGACCCGCCATGTCGACCGCCGTGGTCGCGACCCTGACCGGTTCGCTCGGCGTACCGGTTCTGGCGGGCACCGCGTCCGCGAGGACCGCGTCCGCGAAGGCCGTCTCCGATCGGGGCGCCGCCTCGTACGGGAGGACTTCGACGGCGACGGATACCCCGACCTCGCCGTCGGCGTCCCCGGCGAGGCGATCGGCTCGAAGGCGAAGGCCGGCGCCGTGGTGCTGCTCAAGGGCGACAAGGACGGGCTCACCGGCAAGGGGGCGCGGGCATTCCACCAGGACACGGCGGACGTCCCGGGTGCGGCGGAGCCCGGTGACGTGTTCGGCGGCTCGGTACGGCTGCTCGATGTGACCCGTGACGGCAGGGCGGACCTGGTCGCGGGCGCGCCGGGCGAGGACTTGGGTGCCGTCAGGAACGGTGGCGCGGTGTGGCTGCTGCGCGGCGCCGCCGCCGGTCTGACGGCGTCCCGGTCGTCCGCGCAGAACCCGACGGACATCGGGGCACCTGCGGCCAAGGCGCTGTTCGGCCTGAACCCGAGCGGGCACAACGGCTCGGGAACGGTGATCCCCTAG
- a CDS encoding amidohydrolase family protein produces the protein MLLVPDVVLLPEGPVKDRAVLVQGGTFRAVGPVRELADAHRSAKKVRLKGHLLMPGFVDAHHHLTQSFGKAQAFGQPSEIFKTVWEPLEHALDEKTAHLSAKLAALEALRGGFTTAADAGTRAPVDVGVIAEAAEEAGLRCVLSKVVSDGKGGKEHLERFQDSRLIHPSLAIPVPEDATAEVLKRTAELCADADAVFQVHVNEHLASVERSLKSVGRRPLSYLHHIGALNAHTLGSHATLLTPDEMRMLADTGAAVSYNPVASAWKGNAVAHALMWHTMGIRFGTGTDGTRGNGFRLVDAAESAQRLSYGLMAGDSACGAGRVWLTHATSLSADAVGLGGVTGEIAVGKAADFLLVDLDVPELTPSYDLSWELVRLAGRDQISAVFVDGRLRLWHGWPTDWDGRALVREAAETGPEVVRRARIQRVDPDPDRTARRPGRRP, from the coding sequence CTGCTGCTCGTACCCGACGTCGTCCTGCTCCCCGAAGGCCCCGTCAAGGACCGTGCGGTGCTCGTCCAGGGCGGTACGTTCCGGGCCGTCGGGCCGGTCCGCGAGCTCGCCGACGCGCACCGGAGCGCCAAGAAGGTGCGCCTCAAGGGCCACTTGCTCATGCCCGGCTTCGTGGACGCACACCACCACCTGACGCAGAGCTTCGGCAAGGCGCAGGCGTTCGGGCAGCCGTCGGAGATCTTCAAGACCGTCTGGGAGCCCCTGGAACACGCCCTGGACGAGAAGACGGCGCACCTCTCGGCGAAGCTCGCCGCCCTGGAGGCGCTGCGCGGCGGGTTCACCACCGCCGCCGACGCCGGCACCCGCGCGCCCGTCGACGTGGGCGTCATCGCCGAGGCCGCCGAGGAGGCCGGGCTGCGCTGTGTGCTGTCCAAGGTCGTCTCCGACGGCAAGGGCGGCAAGGAGCATTTGGAGCGGTTCCAGGACTCCCGGCTGATCCATCCCTCACTGGCGATACCCGTGCCGGAGGACGCCACCGCCGAGGTGCTGAAGAGGACCGCCGAGCTGTGCGCGGACGCCGACGCGGTCTTCCAGGTCCACGTCAACGAACACCTGGCCTCCGTCGAACGCTCCCTCAAGAGCGTGGGCCGACGCCCGTTGTCGTACCTGCACCACATCGGCGCCCTCAACGCGCACACCCTCGGCTCCCACGCCACCCTGCTCACCCCCGACGAGATGCGCATGCTCGCCGACACCGGCGCCGCGGTCAGTTACAACCCGGTGGCCAGCGCGTGGAAGGGCAACGCCGTCGCGCACGCCCTCATGTGGCACACCATGGGCATCCGCTTCGGCACCGGCACCGACGGCACCCGCGGCAACGGGTTCCGCCTGGTCGACGCGGCGGAGAGCGCCCAGCGGCTGTCGTACGGCCTGATGGCCGGGGACTCCGCCTGCGGCGCGGGCCGGGTGTGGCTCACGCACGCCACCTCGCTGAGCGCCGACGCCGTCGGGCTCGGCGGGGTGACGGGCGAGATCGCCGTCGGCAAGGCGGCCGACTTCCTCCTCGTCGACCTCGACGTACCCGAGCTCACGCCGTCGTACGACCTGTCGTGGGAGTTGGTCCGACTGGCCGGCCGCGACCAGATCAGCGCGGTCTTCGTGGACGGCAGGCTGCGCCTGTGGCACGGCTGGCCCACCGACTGGGACGGGCGTGCACTGGTCCGCGAGGCCGCCGAGACGGGGCCCGAGGTCGTGCGGCGGGCCCGGATCCAGCGCGTGGACCCGGACCCGGACCGCACGGCCCGCCGCCCGGGGCGCCGCCCCTAG